The window AAACAAGCTTCGACATGATTTTTTCTTTTACTTGAAAAGTTTTTATTTCTTTTCTTCAGCCCTTTTTAATACGGCGTGATTTTTTGAGCCGTTAATTTCCAGGTCGATAGCGGTTGAATCGCCGTAGAATTTGCCGGTATGAGCAATATCCATTCCGCTGGTAGCTATGCTGAATGAAAACGTTGTACCATCTGTTTTACCGTTGGTCAAAGGCACATCGCCTTCGGGGGTTAAAGCGGTCCCTGTTAATTTATCCCCTTCAACTTTAAAATTGTAAAGCAATGGATACTCGGTACCGCCTATGTCAATTTTTCCGGCCCATTTTCCGTTAAGATCGGCAATGGCTGCAAGGCACGCCATAAAGCAGCCAACCAATAATGCTGTAGTAAAAAACTTTCTTTTCATAATTTAATTTTGTTGATATCTAAGATAAGATGTTTTTTAAACACTTAAGTTACCAAATTATTATAAAAAAAATTCTGTATCAACGTTTTACACTATTTAGCCATTACCGCCTTT is drawn from Mucilaginibacter ginsenosidivorax and contains these coding sequences:
- a CDS encoding glycoside hydrolase, whose translation is MKRKFFTTALLVGCFMACLAAIADLNGKWAGKIDIGGTEYPLLYNFKVEGDKLTGTALTPEGDVPLTNGKTDGTTFSFSIATSGMDIAHTGKFYGDSTAIDLEINGSKNHAVLKRAEEKK